ACTACGGTGTGCTGATCCAGGAACTGCGCCTGCTGGCCCGCGCCATCTTCGTGGTGGCTCCTGACGGTACGCTGGCGTACAGCCAGCTGGTGCCCGAAGTGACCAACGAGCCTGACTACGACGCCGTGCTGGACGCGGTAAAGAAACTGGCCTAGCTCTTTTTGCCATTGCTCCGATGCTTCCGGGCTCCCTTAGGGGAGCCTTTTTTGTTGTATGCATCCGCCTCTGTTTTCCTGTTCCCGGGCGGATGCCGGCAAAGGAAAGCTTGTGCATCTGCGCAAGGCGCATGCTGCGGCACTCACACGCAACGAAAGACGCGGAAAAGGAGAACAGGGCATGGCTATGGCACAGCCTGACCAATAAAAAAGGCGCTCCGAGGAGCGCCTTTTCGAAAAGCAGGTACAGGAGGGCTATTTGCCCATGGCGTCCATGAAATCCTTGTTGGATTTGGTCCCCCGCATCTTGTCCAGCAGGAATTCCATGCTGTCGATGGAAGACATGGGCGCCAGGATCTTGCGCAGGATCCAGACACGGTTGAGGATATCGTCGGAAAGCAGCAGGTCTTCCTTGCGGGTGCCGGTACGATTGATGTCGATGGCCGGGAAGATGCGCTTTTCCGCCAGATGACGGTCAAGATAGATCTCCATATTGCCGGTCCCTTTGAATTCTTCAAAGATGACCTCATCCATGCGGGAGCCGGTGTCGATAAGGGCCGTGGCGATGATGGTCAGGCTGCCGCCTTCCTCGATATTGCGCGCGGCGCCAAAAATACGCTTGGGACGTTGCAGGGCGTTGGCGTCCAGGCCGCCGGAAAGCACGCGGCCCGACGAAGGGGTCACCGCGTTATAGGCGCGGCCCAGGCGGGTGATGGAATCCATGAGGATGACCACATCCCGCTTTCGCTCCACCAGACGCTTGGCTTTTTCCAGTACCATTTCACAGACCTGCACATGGCGCTGGGGCGGTTCGTCAAATGTGGAACTGATGACCTCAGCCTTTTTCACGGTGCGTTCCATGTCCGTGACTTCTTCGGGGCGTTCGTCAATGAGCAGGACGATAAGATAGACATCGGGGTTGTTGGCATTGATGGCATTGGCCAGCGATTGCAGCAGGACGGTCTTGCCGGTACGCGGCGGAGCCACGATAAGACCGCGCTGGCCACAGCCGATGGGCGACATGATGTCGATGACGCGGTTGGAGAGATTTTTTTCGCCGT
This is a stretch of genomic DNA from Desulfovibrio piger. It encodes these proteins:
- the rho gene encoding transcription termination factor Rho, which codes for MSLTELKTRSMQALMELAEQYEIENASSMRKQELIFALLQACASQNGAIYGDGVLEILPDGFGFLRSPLCSYMPGPDDIYVSPSQIRRFSLRKGDIVSGQIRPPKEGERYFALLKVTEIGFEPPENAKNLVLFDNLTPIYPDHQLIMENGEKNLSNRVIDIMSPIGCGQRGLIVAPPRTGKTVLLQSLANAINANNPDVYLIVLLIDERPEEVTDMERTVKKAEVISSTFDEPPQRHVQVCEMVLEKAKRLVERKRDVVILMDSITRLGRAYNAVTPSSGRVLSGGLDANALQRPKRIFGAARNIEEGGSLTIIATALIDTGSRMDEVIFEEFKGTGNMEIYLDRHLAEKRIFPAIDINRTGTRKEDLLLSDDILNRVWILRKILAPMSSIDSMEFLLDKMRGTKSNKDFMDAMGK